The Aestuariirhabdus haliotis genome includes a window with the following:
- a CDS encoding efflux transporter outer membrane subunit, whose amino-acid sequence MGARNVIAMATFSCITLMTGCVIGPDYERPEVEVPEQWRIDYRSASDLTNAKWWQQFNDPVLDGLIETALKENLDIRIAAGRVNQFLGQLNTTRAEFFPQLGAGGGVSRNRISEETFGSTPGSDPYYTQYEAALGASWQLDLFGRVQRQTESVQAQVYASEQGRRGVILSVVTGVTSSYVALRGLDRQLVIAQETELSYKDSVTLFKLRHSYGTVSQLEVDQVESQYQLALAAVPLIEAQIAAQENLISILLGRSPGAIGRGKSLDNMTIVGVPEALPASLLTRRPDIQQAEQNLISANAAVGVAESLYYPDISITGNFGQASADLGDLLDSSAKIWDIGASITAPIFTFGRIEGQIQSAEALRQQAEDRYRFTLLSALKEVNDALVSTDKNAQNYQALKQREKALLSYAKLADMRFENGAASYLEVLYANNELFQAQLDTVSSQIDYYSALIDVYKSMGGGWVDQAVDMVEPVAESSPDASLLMPEWR is encoded by the coding sequence ATGGGTGCTCGAAATGTAATTGCAATGGCGACCTTTAGTTGTATCACGCTGATGACTGGTTGTGTGATCGGACCGGATTATGAGCGTCCCGAGGTGGAGGTGCCCGAACAGTGGAGAATCGATTACCGTTCGGCCTCTGACTTGACCAATGCCAAATGGTGGCAACAATTTAACGACCCGGTGCTGGATGGTTTGATTGAAACCGCACTCAAAGAAAACCTTGATATCCGGATTGCTGCCGGCAGGGTTAATCAATTTTTGGGACAGTTGAATACCACAAGAGCAGAATTCTTCCCTCAACTGGGTGCCGGAGGCGGTGTCAGCCGTAATAGAATCTCCGAGGAGACGTTTGGATCAACGCCTGGCAGTGATCCCTATTACACCCAATACGAAGCGGCGCTGGGTGCCAGCTGGCAACTCGATCTGTTTGGTCGCGTTCAGCGTCAGACAGAGTCGGTGCAGGCCCAGGTGTACGCCTCCGAGCAGGGACGCCGTGGTGTTATTCTCTCGGTGGTGACCGGAGTGACCTCTAGCTATGTTGCGCTGCGCGGCCTGGATCGCCAACTGGTGATTGCCCAAGAAACAGAGCTCAGTTACAAAGACTCGGTTACGTTGTTTAAGCTGCGACATAGCTATGGCACTGTTTCGCAGCTGGAAGTGGACCAGGTCGAGTCCCAATACCAGCTGGCTCTGGCGGCCGTGCCGTTAATCGAGGCGCAAATAGCGGCGCAAGAAAATTTGATCTCTATCTTGTTGGGGCGTTCCCCAGGGGCGATTGGTAGGGGCAAAAGCCTCGACAATATGACTATCGTTGGCGTTCCCGAGGCGTTACCGGCATCACTGCTCACACGTCGTCCTGACATCCAGCAGGCTGAGCAAAACCTGATCTCGGCAAATGCCGCGGTGGGTGTGGCTGAATCACTGTATTATCCCGATATCTCTATCACCGGTAACTTTGGTCAAGCGAGTGCAGACCTGGGTGATCTGCTCGATTCATCGGCCAAAATATGGGATATCGGTGCATCGATTACGGCTCCGATTTTCACCTTTGGGAGAATTGAGGGGCAGATACAATCCGCCGAAGCGCTTCGTCAGCAAGCCGAAGATCGTTACCGCTTTACCCTGTTGAGTGCGTTAAAGGAGGTGAATGATGCCTTGGTGTCCACCGATAAGAATGCGCAAAATTATCAGGCGTTAAAACAGCGTGAAAAGGCATTGCTAAGCTATGCCAAGCTCGCTGACATGCGGTTTGAAAATGGTGCAGCCAGTTATCTTGAAGTGTTGTATGCCAATAATGAGCTTTTCCAAGCCCAGCTCGATACCGTTTCCTCTCAAATTGATTACTACAGCGCGTTGATTGATGTGTATAAGTCGATGGGGGGAGGCTGGGTAGACCAGGCTGTTGATATGGTAGAGCCTGTGGCGGAATCGTCTCCTGATGCAAGTCTGCTAATGCCTGAATGGCGCTGA
- a CDS encoding MFS transporter, with the protein MIEIRTPLFWHTTLALSLGSFMVFANIYTTQPMLPLLSEQFGVSPLMASWSLSLTTLMLACSLLIYGPLSDAIGRRGLMLGSLAGVLLVTLALGFVDDFYSLLLLRMLQGLLLGGFPAIAIAYMGDEYSKPAMGIAVGIYISGNTLGGIGGRLIGGFMTDLAGWQSSFLLMSVISLICLLVLIALLPKSQHFTRKPFRFCNLLADMGAHIGNPMLLLAYLIGGFNFFIFINQYSYATFLLSAPPYNLSASFLGMLFLCYLSGTLASALSGQATRCFSLPLCMLLGIGVFMAGTLLTLLTSLSMVLIGLLVNSVGFFFCHSVASAWVSHNAGFSRGTASSLYLVFYYVGASVGGFYLDPFWHQWGWAGIVLGSLLILLFTAGCAVALWGRERKSRVSAETASRRCYPGQL; encoded by the coding sequence ATGATTGAGATCCGTACCCCCCTGTTTTGGCACACCACCCTTGCCTTGAGCCTTGGTTCTTTTATGGTGTTTGCCAATATTTATACCACCCAGCCCATGTTGCCACTGCTTAGCGAGCAGTTCGGTGTCTCCCCGCTAATGGCCAGCTGGAGCCTCTCCCTGACGACTTTGATGTTGGCCTGTTCATTGCTGATTTACGGACCTTTGTCCGACGCGATTGGGCGACGAGGCCTGATGCTGGGCTCCTTAGCCGGGGTCTTGCTGGTTACTTTGGCTTTGGGGTTTGTGGATGACTTCTATAGTTTGCTGCTACTGCGCATGCTGCAAGGACTGTTGCTGGGAGGTTTTCCCGCTATCGCTATTGCCTATATGGGGGATGAATACAGTAAACCCGCCATGGGAATTGCGGTAGGTATCTACATTAGCGGCAATACTTTGGGAGGCATTGGCGGTCGCCTGATCGGCGGCTTTATGACCGACCTAGCCGGTTGGCAGAGTAGTTTTTTGCTAATGTCTGTGATCAGTCTGATCTGCCTGCTGGTCTTGATCGCCCTGTTACCCAAGTCACAGCACTTCACTCGCAAGCCCTTCCGATTCTGCAACCTGCTGGCCGATATGGGGGCTCATATCGGTAATCCCATGTTACTGCTGGCGTATCTGATCGGAGGTTTTAATTTCTTTATCTTTATTAACCAGTACAGTTACGCCACCTTTCTGTTAAGTGCCCCCCCTTATAATCTTTCGGCCAGCTTTCTGGGCATGCTGTTTCTTTGTTACCTAAGCGGCACTCTGGCCTCGGCGTTATCTGGGCAGGCTACTCGCTGTTTCTCGCTGCCGCTATGCATGCTGCTGGGTATCGGGGTGTTTATGGCGGGCACCTTGTTGACCCTGTTGACCAGTTTATCGATGGTTCTGATCGGGTTGTTGGTGAATAGTGTGGGATTTTTCTTTTGTCACTCCGTTGCCAGTGCCTGGGTGAGCCATAATGCCGGTTTTTCCCGGGGCACTGCCTCGTCGTTGTATCTGGTGTTCTATTACGTAGGGGCCAGTGTGGGTGGCTTCTATCTGGATCCGTTCTGGCACCAGTGGGGGTGGGCTGGGATTGTGCTGGGCTCATTGTTGATTTTGCTATTTACCGCCGGCTGTGCGGTTGCTCTATGGGGGCGTGAGCGCAAGTCACGGGTTAGTGCTGAAACTGCATCGCGCAGGTGCTATCCAGGCCAACTCTGA
- a CDS encoding DUF1127 domain-containing protein: MPLNNMKGEGGFPMNQGACINRSCEIVSSHSELDRNTRVRFYERVMQWKQRARSRRYLRDMPSYLLKDIGIDEPQRQEEIRKPFWR, from the coding sequence ATGCCGCTAAACAACATGAAAGGAGAGGGAGGTTTTCCCATGAATCAAGGAGCATGCATAAACAGAAGTTGTGAGATAGTTAGCTCGCATTCCGAGCTTGATCGAAACACCAGGGTGCGTTTTTACGAGAGGGTCATGCAGTGGAAACAGCGTGCACGTAGCCGTCGGTACTTGCGTGACATGCCGAGTTACCTACTCAAGGATATCGGCATTGATGAGCCGCAGCGACAAGAAGAGATACGTAAGCCCTTTTGGCGCTAA
- a CDS encoding LysR family transcriptional regulator, which translates to MNLRQLECFQAVARHRNFTRAAAELGMAQPAVSVTIQKLEQNLGLILFNRQEKQIALTAEGRRLLDHANHILRQLLDAKREMAELGGLEQGEVSIGMPGMLGSYYFPPILMAFKHRYPDLKLNVLEAGTREIQKMLFNGELDLGIVVEHELPDGLEIHRFHEESMIVCVHREHPFAELSEVSYQQFFAEELALFKPGYFHREFIDQICQQQGLKPRIAFETNLIALTKAIVENGFAISTFLEMVIKDDPDLIAIPFAQPVRLKLAIACKRGGYLSRANRAFLEFMLGNLHSKAG; encoded by the coding sequence ATGAATTTGCGCCAGCTAGAGTGTTTTCAAGCCGTTGCCCGGCATCGCAATTTCACCCGTGCAGCAGCTGAACTGGGAATGGCCCAGCCAGCCGTCAGTGTCACTATTCAGAAGCTGGAACAGAATCTGGGGCTGATTCTATTCAACCGGCAAGAGAAACAGATCGCACTCACCGCCGAAGGTCGGCGACTGCTCGATCATGCCAACCATATTTTACGACAGCTGTTAGATGCCAAACGAGAAATGGCTGAACTCGGCGGCCTCGAGCAAGGAGAAGTGTCCATAGGCATGCCCGGCATGCTGGGTTCCTATTATTTTCCACCCATACTGATGGCCTTCAAGCACCGCTACCCCGACCTCAAACTCAATGTTCTGGAAGCGGGTACTCGGGAAATACAGAAGATGCTATTTAATGGTGAGCTGGATCTGGGCATTGTGGTCGAACATGAACTGCCCGACGGGCTCGAAATCCATCGTTTTCACGAAGAATCGATGATCGTCTGCGTACATCGGGAACACCCCTTTGCCGAGCTATCGGAAGTTAGCTACCAGCAATTTTTTGCCGAAGAGTTGGCCCTGTTTAAACCGGGTTATTTTCACCGTGAGTTTATCGACCAGATCTGCCAGCAACAGGGACTGAAACCCCGCATTGCCTTTGAAACCAACCTGATCGCACTGACCAAAGCCATTGTTGAAAACGGCTTTGCGATCAGTACCTTTCTGGAAATGGTGATCAAGGATGATCCTGATTTGATAGCGATCCCATTCGCACAGCCCGTTCGTCTTAAACTGGCCATTGCCTGCAAGCGCGGCGGCTACCTGAGTCGAGCCAACCGCGCTTTTCTGGAATTTATGTTGGGCAATCTCCATTCGAAAGCCGGTTAG